The DNA window AACAGCTCAGCCCAGATTGTGAGGGATTGCGCAATCAGAGAGGAGGCACAGCTCGCTGCctccctcatgccctcccgtctcatgccctcccgtctcatgccctcccgtctcatgccctcccgtctcatgccctcccgtctcatgccctcccgtctcatgccctcccgtctcatgccctcccgtctcatgccctcccgtctcatgcccaagctgtccaacggtaaattggaatcaactccccacctccatcagagacacagactgtctctccaccttcaagagaaggctcaagacgcacttgttccgggagtacaacggtacttaagaatggtttgctgaacccaatgctagtttcctcaaggatcacaatgactcttgcttagagacttgttgctcttgttggttagtggtaactgagttacatttttgtactccctgtgatatattgtttttattgttgcttgtttttccacaggtacgcCTACACTTatagtggttcatgttgtttaatttacatttacatttattcatttagcagacgcttttatccaaagcgacatccaagagagagctttacaaagtaattgtaacttgtttaactacatgctcttgtggttcttccctttggcacttattttggttgttcacaatatgtgcttcatgttctggctactcgcaatgttttggacctatgcactttgtaaagctctctcttggaagtcgctttcgATGAAAGcgactgctaaatgaatacatttaaatgtgtcAATGGCCAGAGTCCCCTTAATCCACCCAAAGGAACACACAAAAGCATCAACAATGGCACTGCCAAGGGTGACAGTCATGGCTCCACGAATCATCCAATCAGATTTCATATAGCAACCTAGAAGATGGGGCCTAGATCTGTGTGTTCACAGAAAGACACTATTGTTGTCCACAGACGCTTGCGTATGTAGAAAAATACTGTACAGTCTGCTGAAACTGCTCTCTTTCAGTGCACGTAAGACTTGTTAGAAGTTCTGGATCAGATCATTTCATGTGTTCAAGTATTTGACCTATAAGATACTGTAACAATGCCTTAAGACAAGGCTAAACCTTACTCATCCATTCAAGTTGAGGATAAAACAGGGCTAACACATTTAAGTGCAACTGTTGATGAGTGTGTTCTACTGTGGTTTTAGCCCCCTCTATTCTTTGCCTGATGTAATATGAACCGTGGGGCACACCCAGAGCTGTCCTTTCTGCCCTGTCCTATTCAACCCGTGGCTCCCTGAGGCTGTTCTCCGTTAGAAGCCGAGACCTGTGTTGACTTGGTCAAAAAAGCTTCATAACTATTAGAGAGAATGACAAAGGGGATACTTTATGATGATAAAGGATATAGagatatatgtgtgtctgtgtatgtatctgtctgtctgtgtatgtatgacCAAAAGTATCAAGTCAATTCCTAATAGGGACTGTTCCTGGTTTTGGGCTGTAGCCCTTAGTTCTGCTGGTGGAAATATCAATGCTAACACACAAAATGTAATTCTAGAAGTTATTTTCCTGTTTCGTCTTGATGATGCCCCCATGCATAAAGCTCAAAATACAGAGCATTTGACTTCAGCTCTACAGGTCACAGATTCTAATCCCCTGTATGTCACTGTAAAATAAGAATTTGCTAAATGAGTACATTAGGCCTACATTACAGAGGTACAGCTGTCTTGTTGCCTGACCTTTGCAGTGGTTTACTCAAAATTAAATCTGTCATTTTCTTACAGCCACCTTAAATACAGTGAAATGAAATGTGATGCCAAACAAATTTGTCTTCATCCTCAATGTCGCATTCTGTAACTGATCAATGGGATTGTTTTGGGagaaaaaatacttttaaacaGGGCAATTAGAAATCTTGTTGACACTTTCTCCTTGCAACAGTTCAATATGGCCTCTTGCAATTAGTCACTTCTGTTGACCTGCCAGAGTAAATGCTCACAAGTCCTCATTCCCCAAATACTGGAGAACATTGGTATTGGGTAAAAGACTGCTTGTCTGAGGGATTTGGGGCATTTTTGAATCCAACAGTCAATATTCCAGGGAACTTGTCTGCAATGCACTATTTTGCACTGACCCAGCAAGCCACCAAATGACGTCAATTTTTTATAGATCACCGAATTTGCAGCTGAGCACATGCACATTCACAACAGTCTAAATACAAATGACACAGGATTGTTGTTGCCAGAATGCATTAGCAAAAATTTGCAATTGGCAGATAAGCTAAATATGATTAAGAATAAAGGCATGTTCAGTCGAGAAAAAACTGTGTATGTGATGGCACTAGTTGTTTTGGGTAGAGGCATATTTTAGAGAGAAACttatttgagagagaaagagtgagagagagcatcaGCAGTTTCACACCAGTTTCTAGACCTAAAGATACGCTTAGCACCATGCGAAACATCACATTGAAAACGAAATAAAGGGGATTGTGGTATAACAGAGAAAATGGGGGGTTAGAAAAAGGAAAGCAGTGTTAGATGTCACTTCGGTTCCTCATGTTAAGCACATCTTTCTGCCTAAACAATGCATTTGCTCTTAATTGATCAGGAGATAAAAGcctatcttaaaaaaaaacattttagctATATATATCATGAACAACATTCTGATATTGTGCTAAGATAGCTGATGTGAATTCCAAATTGAATCTGTCTGTAACAATGCCATTCATTGATCCACTATATCAATAGAAGATTTGGGTGAATACCAGTGTGCACAATAGTTGGATGTAGCTTAAACACATTAAGCATGTGCCCTGTCTAGTGGATTTGTTGGTTTTCATAAGTAGACATTTACTCCACGGAGCGCTTATATTGATTGAGCCTGTGTGAGACAAGTAGGCTGCCTGAGCTGTGGCAATATGTTCTCTCGCATGTTGTGCGCACGCTCTCAATGACAAGGGGGATTCCACTGTTTAAATGAGAACCACATCAAGTGAAAGCCATCCTTTGTTTCTGTCACAAAAGCTTCGATACAACAGTGTAATGTAGGCAGGAGAGCAAGGAACAAAAATAATGACATTCTTTTGGATCTGGATTTTGGTGGATTATGTTAGGCCTAGTACTGGATCAAATAAACAAACTTTTCATACTATTGTCCTGCAAAAAAATTGTGTAAGGGTCTTCATCTGACTAATGCCGTTTGCGAGTGAACAATTTCATGTAAATTGTTTTGGTGTGTCATGTGTGGCAAATAGATGGGCTTATATAGTTAGTAATtaaaaaacactgaaaatgaTTCATACAGAAAAACTACTAGTAGTTGGCACAAAAATACAAAGTATTAAGTGCATTAGGCCTATTGCTGAATGAAGATAATTAACAAAATCCTGAACAATTACACTCAATTGGTTTAATCGTAATGTCACGTGGGATAAGTAGTAAAAGGTGCATTTTGCCCGACACAGGACACTAGAGATGGCACACACTCAACAAACATTCACCCCCACACACGTACCAGTCCTACATGTAAACACTAATAAATACTCAATGAACCTTTATGTTAGTGGGCAGAATGAATCAGTTATGCCAGTTGTGCCGTCCTTGTGGAGGTGCATGGCAACTCAAGAAACAATCTCTTACCGCATAACAGCTGCATCCAAGCGCAGGTCTTGTAGACAGTGGCGGTGttgcagaagaagaagagcgCAAAGCAGCCGATGCAGCTCAAGAttagcaccatggacagcaacACAAAGAACGAGGCCGCTTTGAATGCGCCAGAGGGAATGGAGCTGAACTCGGCAAAGGTTCCCTGGCAGGCGAGCTCCCGGTTGGAGTTCCCATAGCCCACGCAATAATGGAACAAGCCGAAGTAGCCGGCGTGAGGAGTATTCATACTGTCCCCAATCCAATAGGGCTGAGTGAAAACCACCACGTTTATAATTGCCAAACATATGGTGAAGATAGCCCATAGAACACCAATGGCTCGCGAGTTCCGCATGTAGTTGTCATGGTAAATTTTGGAGGCTTCTTGCGAGGGCAGCATTTTTCCACACCTTTTGGCGTTATCTGGTAGCCTATTCCCGGTGTCTCTATCTGTCCCTGTCTTAAACAGTCCCTCAACAACGCTTTTTGTTTGAGGACCCCGTGGTCTGTATAGATGAAAAACAGTCCTTCCTTCGCAAATTGTTCTAATATGCCACAAACAGTCCCCTTTCAGTCTTACTTCCCAATTGAAGGAGAACCGAGCGTGATTCAATAGCgatagaaaaagaagaaaaacccTCCCCTCTCAGTGCATAAAGACTCAGCAGAGTCGACCAAGCTCGCACCGCCAAAAACACCACCGTCTGAGTGTTAATAATGTAGCTGTATTGAATCCCATTACACCAAGCGCTGTAAAGGAGAAAGGATGAGCTGATGAGACCCGATGATGAATTTTCCACCAACGAACCGGAGGTCTAATGAAAACGAGGGACCTCATTCCAATCTACCCAAAACAAAAAGAGAAAGTCTCCTTTGAAGAATTAAAACTAAGGAATATTGCCTACTTTTAACCTTTTTATCATTGTACATACCAAGACCATGGCTGTAGTTTATGATGTATCCTAGTCTTTCCTCGCTCTCCTTTTCGCTCTCGctttccctcctgtctccttcgCGCGCACACGTTTTCAGGGTTGTAAAAGGCTGTTGATGATGGCGCGCACACGTTTTGAATATTGCAGACATTTGAAATAATCTGCCTATAGGCTAGGCGTTGAGCAATCTTTCACATTTCTGTCCCACAGCCTTCATTGTCTTGAAGGCCTTGCATGTGTTGTTCGAGTGAAATAAAAAGTTTTGCAAACGGCATGGTAGTCATCAATTCCACAAAAAGGTTATTTTGACTATATGCAGGATTCCAACTCATGTAGAGTTTATTTAGGCCTAAATGTTTTCTATCTGAAAAAAcaataagtaggcctatctgTTTTAATTATTAATTAGTTAATGATTTGTTAATGTATCAATAGGCTGTATCAATGTTATGACCAGTGACATACGGTCAGGGCCAGGGAGGCAAGGGAGGCAGTGCCTCCCCTGTGTCatcatgaaatgtaaaaaacgaataatataaaataatatttgtCCACTGATCTGTCATAGAAATATAATTATTGCATGATTCCAATGATCTTTATAGCCAATATCGCAGAATTTGTGTATTTTCCAGTTCAAATATGGGGAAAGGAgcaagagtgtatggctgcagccagCAGCCTctcgcctcatgccctcccgtctcatgccctcccgtctaatgcctctacttttcaaaataaaagcttgtctggtccgctatttctccttcctactttggtgtacgtTTTACgtgagtttaggcgtcacaacgacggttgaggttacgattagtttaaggccaggagtcgaagcagaggtcgaggttaaggttaggcacaaccacgacggttgggggacaatgatggtcggtacagcacacTGCATTTTTTCACCTGcagtgtgttctttttttttactgatgtACACTGATGTataccttaaggaaaatcacaaaaagaaacaaatcaaagtttgcaaccataaattgctctaagTAACGCTAGCttaatattcgctaacaaatgtcaacataaaacgctgatgtagttttaaatgaaggtcatcgcaggtttgattaaatatacgttaacatcagggacataacaataacatccagaaatcagcaaataatatattgattaaaaaatttatttcaagtttttcaatttattgcaacaaacgtgctcacgaacttacctttaactccatccgtaAAATAATTCGCGATTTTGTATTTTTGACCTTCTGAatttaccgttggacagcttgggcatgagacggaagggcatgagacgggagggcatgaaggAGGCAGCTGTGCCTCCTCTCTGATTGCGCAATCCCTCACAATCTGGGCTGAGCTGTTTTGGCTCAATTTGAGCATGGGCAATTTGATCTCTTTGTATGTCACCAATGTAATGTTTGTACACATTTTTATTGTACAAACAATACATTGTCCTCATATTTCATAGTCTTTGTCATGTATTTCACGTATTTGTATAACATATCTTGCTGATTGTACATAACGCCTCAGTGAAAAATCAGGAGGGgggattcggttctttgaatctcgtttagtaaaatgaacgaatcttttttcgagtcattcgttcatttcaacgggggggggggggggggggggggggctatacgtccccTGGAAACACTTATCATATTCtcctgtaggttagtgcatgacatgtgcaccagcagatactatttcaaaagagattcctgcatttacatttattcctttagcagacgcttttatccaaagcaacttccaggagagagctttacaaagtgcataggtcactgataataacaacaagatagccccaaaaacattgcgggtagccaaaacaagaagcacatattgtgaataACCAAACAATaaatgccaaagggaagaaccataacggtgcgttcacactgcagcgggacgggcagagcggggcgtcggcttccaattcattttcaatgtaaccaggcgtttacgcccgcgtagggcattgtgggaaggcgagcggggcgtcgacgctcgcgtagggtattgtgggaaggcgagcggggcggcgaaagttggatttttctgaactttatgtaaatgacgagcgtgaaaacgccagcgatggccaatcgggttggtttcttgtttcttgtaacgtagcaactgttggtcatggtaaacatttctaggtttgacaatttcaagatggaggagcaactcatcgtatgtgtgtcttcatacccagtattgtatgatacgtttgtgttcgattacagagacataaacaaaaaaaatgatgcctggcgtagggttgctgaggttgtcggcgtccctggtgtgttgtattttgtactttaattcagtttcttcacattacgtaactttcttctgtgctagctgcatagtctagctagctcacccggcacacgattgacattcaatgctgaaatgctggctggcagccactcgctatccatacagtgaatgtgtagtggcaagtcataatctagcgattgatttgcagagatttcgagtaatataataaaaggttacacatgtcaacgtttatgtctgatgcatctttttttccagccggaaaaAGACCCTTCCATAGAGTgcaggtggcatttaatctttcactcggcctaaaaaaaagtgtggaaaaagataacctattgtgtgctgtagataagatcatgtcagatctagaatgtgTGTCGGAtctttgcttaatgtgtgtaaaagttgtattttgtctgcacatttgccatgacattatacgaactactacagtgatttaagagaactacagctctgaatgaatctgtctgacacgcccccgagcgtggtgcactatgggaaggccggcggtgctgagcggtaaaaaagtctgcagtgtgaacgcaccgtaagagcatgtagttaagcaagttacaattaaactacatgaatctctaagtgcaagtgtacctgtagaaaaagcaagcaacaataaaatataaataaatatatatataatattttgcAGCGAATGCAAAagattttaaatcagttaccactaaccaacaagagcaacaagtctctaagcaagagtcattgtgatccctgaggaaactagcattgtttgtatatgtttaaatgtttaatgtatgcacctccctgcaaaagtaaattccttgtttgttcaaacattcatggcgaataaaatcccttctgattctgattcttcttCTGATTCTAATAATTATGTAAGCTACATAAATTTGCATCTCActaagcatgactggacagttcagaaatggtcaaatgtgttcaaacctgtcgtcttttccacagatcacatccttaggatgtaaactttcagaaaatacatgggttaggtggttgaatccgtttccctaaatggcacagcccaaaaaagtatcagccatatactccatttaccaataccgaatttattatgcatgggcagcattctaatatggagtcaggtggctgagtgggtagagcatcgggctagtaatctgaaggttgccagttcgattcccggccggtgcacatgatgttgtgtccttgggcaaggcacttcaacctacttgcctcggggagaatgtccctgtactcacttcaagtcgctctggataagagcgtctgctaaatgtaatgtaatatggagagaaggacgtgtctcttgtcggattagataacatcctgagggtataagctttcagaggatatatggttttaatggttgaatcagttttgccttcatggtacagactaacatgtagtaATGAAATGCatgaattgccaaaattacaagttgagcaaccttgttAAATTTGGAAGACAATTTTGAAATAAAGgggttttctttcttctttttttccagtcgttagaaaaactaccaggttaactccagattagctcacggttgttgtGGCACTAAAAAAACACctgcaatttcttttgtagctacttggaaaaaacatccttgtcatctctttctgcctgaaacaggcGCCGAgttctgaacacggccaaaagcacaacatatttcagacccagattaagaaatcaacaaatgctgttccacttgtaatgggtaaataaagaatgctattgcctagtgctagatgtagttgggtaaaaagcttgcttatctagctagctataatcctaatgtttgcagaaggatctttgtgactcaCTGTAACgctaactaatgctattatagtcagataatgtctcataagggtgctttggccactgaagggaaaacttgggcaactctgacttactttcctcttcctcgaaaaaaaacctccttatgtccatctcgtctgtggaacagtcatgtctgaagtgctagctgcaagcgcgatgcgtcgatcaaagagtatgggagttgaatctgtgTGCGTGATGCCGTTTGTCTaaaaaacgtggagtggaattatATTGCCAtaggtattctccctactgataaagtggaacggatttgattgtgaagcaatggaaagatcgctggactagtcatgcactaatattttgatcgcaaaagTTGGGGGGATGTGACCACCCaggttacattgcggcgacgcccatgtgtagtcgggtgcagtcccgttcactgctcggaggGTCAGTAACAGGgttttgaatctgatgcgggccgtgatgggtagccagtggagggaaatgaggagcggagtaacgtgggagcgtctgggtagattgtagaccaggcgtgcACGTCCAGGcgtgcattaaaataatgtatcatgacagtttgtatgatttggtcatttattatcacactagcatttaattatcaattacacacacacaagtgtaaatgtaaagtgaaaatcacaaaaccagtcagtaggCCTATGATAAactgagcgaatatcattcacgtgtTACTacaacagcggccacgcgaaagggaatgaggaaactttTTTCTCTACTACAAAATTGTCTACAAtacgggtcacgtgaaaaaaggatccaaagactcgtagaacgACCGAGTTGGGGAATGAATGAATCGTTCCTCTAGCTAACAGTACAGAgccaatgcgggtcacgtgaaaaatgatccaattactcgtagaaagaccgagtcggaaaATGAACGATTAATTtatgtttacttggacgagcctatgcaacagtacCGATGCGCGGCCATGAGAAAAttaacgaatcactctttgagaggactcgttactcccaagtccttgtaaggatttggtcaaaatgaacgaatcgttcacgaacgacacatcactattgCACAGTGAGTCAGGCACCAAAATCTGAACGACGGACCGCGTGTAGGCTACATCAATGCCTAATTAAGTATCTTCTTACTATTAACGTAGTAATAGTATAGTAATagtatttctccaacattaagGTGGAGAAAATAAATGTTGAAGGTTTAATTGAAAAATTGTCTTTCTGAAAAGTGGCACATCAATGATAATTGTGCGAGTTTACTAATTGCCCGCATTACGTCATTTTTGGAACCGGTTTGTAGACGTAAGGGAGCGAGGGTAGTCACGTGTTAGTGCAAACTTCCTGTTTACCACTTGTTCCTTGAGACAGTTCAGGGATTGCAACAGTAGACTGTCGTGTGATGTGGATGACAACATACACTGATTCGACGTCCTACAGCTACGAAATTGCTCACTTTCAGACCTACGCCCTTTTTGTTATTACATAGGAAACAGAGGGGAGATGAAGACGTAACACTGAGGAAACGTGATTAGGCCAGGAGTCCTCGAGAAATCCTGAGTCTGGTGCCCGTAGTACCTATTTTGGTTTTGGTGAACACCTCTATAAACAAGCGGAGCCGTTCAGAACGAAAACGCAATGTTACAGAGGATAACCAGGTATACAACTGAATGACTATTTTAGCAATGTTTCTGTTAATATATTGATATTTTGTGTTTGAAATCCATACCGATCATGTACATTTAGCACTATAAGCTAACTACTGTAGCTAGAAGCTGGCAAACTACTAGTACTATTACTCGTTTGTACTAACCAGCTAAAAAGGTTGGTCAACTCAGGGGCGAGTTAACATCACACAGTGTGTAGAGTGTATCACGCCGGCTTTGCCCTGAATTCGGGGAGATTACCCGGCTCCGGCCCCCTCAATCGGGCAGTCAGGAAGAAACTGGCTGGGAAGGGATGGCCTGGTCGGTCTTCCCGTTCCCAAGGACAAGGTTCTGCGGTGTTTGAAGGAGGGCAAGTTCGGATACAACCCATCGTGGGTCGCAGTGCGATGATGGCTACATCCTCCTCAGTGTCCGAGAGCCTTATGGCCTCCGGGGTGTCTGGCAGAAAGAGCGAAGAAATAGCGGATTTGATAGATTTGTTTTCGAAGATGCAGTACAGAGCGAAAGAAGTCAACCCGCGGGTAAGTTACATTATCTCCGACAGACATAAATTAGAGCTCTATCTATGTTTGCCATTGCCTCCTGAAACGTCACTTGTATTTATGCTCGCCCCAAGTAAACAACaacatctcccccctcccatgtAGCTGTCCCACTACACTAGTCACTCCTTAAACACTAACCTCTAACGTCCACGCATTACCCGCCATAAAAACCAAGCACCTCAGTCAAGTTAAGCTACTTAATTTATAGACACACTGTAAGCAAACATGTTGGTTTATTTTCTGCACAGGTGGAATTGATAGAGAAACGTTGCTTGGAGCTGTTTGGTCGAGACTACAAGTACAGTGTCATCCACAACACCAATGGAGAAGTGTGTGGACATTACCCCAGGCAGATAGTCTTCCTGGAGTACGAATGCACAGAACCCAATAAAGACAGGTACCTTGAGTTTACTGCAGTTACAAAGTTCAGTACACTTGGTAACTAATTAAAGTACTGTTTATTGGAAACAGCATATAGCCCACATTTGTTTCAATGAACTTGAAGGCAGGCCTTATTTGTCTCTGACATGGAAGGGTTAAAGTGTCAGTGATCATCATATGAGGACAGCTCCATTGTACAGTGAACTTAAATGTGGCATAGTACTATCTCATTTTAGGATTTAACTTGAGTGTAAGGACTTTTGGACCTATGGGCAAGAATTTCACAGGAAACCTGTCTTGACTTGAAACACTAATTTGGCACAGTTTTTATGTTTTTCCCCTCTGTTGGCCTTGATGTAAACGTTTAAGCTTAGGAGACCAGCCTCAAACATTTTCATATACATGATAGTGTAAACATATAGCAAACTTAGGTTATCCACAAACACTCATGTTCCTGTAGTTGTTTAACAATTGAAGGTGTTCACACGTGGACATGGATTAGAgttttaacataaaagtggaaTGCTCGAAAGT is part of the Hypomesus transpacificus isolate Combined female chromosome 9, fHypTra1, whole genome shotgun sequence genome and encodes:
- the lhfpl4a gene encoding LHFPL tetraspan subfamily member 4 protein, coding for MLPSQEASKIYHDNYMRNSRAIGVLWAIFTICLAIINVVVFTQPYWIGDSMNTPHAGYFGLFHYCVGYGNSNRELACQGTFAEFSSIPSGAFKAASFFVLLSMVLILSCIGCFALFFFCNTATVYKTCAWMQLLCAVCLVLGCMIFPDGWDAEVIRDMCGEETGKYTLGNCSVRWAYILAIIGILDALVLSFLAFVLGNRQNDFLLEDLKSDNKGEALAWAG